A section of the Nitrososphaerales archaeon genome encodes:
- a CDS encoding MFS transporter, translating into MSINSTQRTMVYIFASTFIVTLGFGAYVYLIPVFAMTLHASYVDLGLIGTAAAIPYAIVPIFSGHLSDRFNRIHVFLLGIVYNALATVILIIASDAKQLIILRLIGGIGLALFWPIAEALISSLTPSEHLVKVMGRFSATWALGYLIGPFLGGYISQNFGYYSLFLLTSIIIASAIVPLAKVLPHYRSNFNLGRKGFDVSIIKNALPAYLLVLPHALIFNVLLSIFPGYASSLKITDLEIGILFTLFGLARIVFFLLSGSLIKYGFKPLMMTASLILFLSSIMLTLFQTTLTFILPLVMMGIAIGILSPALMSVVIRMVPREQVGLAIGVYESFFGIGFIIGPILAGIIAEVWLPNTPYILIGSSALFMIPCIIKLRIDDRSRLSINTGIL; encoded by the coding sequence ATGTCTATCAATAGCACTCAACGTACAATGGTCTACATATTCGCCTCAACATTCATCGTCACACTAGGATTTGGGGCTTACGTATATCTGATTCCAGTCTTTGCGATGACACTTCATGCATCATACGTAGATCTTGGATTGATCGGTACAGCTGCTGCCATACCTTATGCTATCGTACCGATATTTAGTGGCCATCTATCGGATCGATTCAATCGCATCCATGTCTTCTTACTTGGGATCGTATACAATGCGTTAGCTACAGTGATTCTAATCATCGCGAGTGATGCTAAGCAGCTTATTATACTGCGATTGATCGGTGGTATAGGCCTCGCTCTTTTCTGGCCCATCGCGGAAGCACTCATTTCTTCACTAACACCCTCTGAACATTTAGTTAAGGTCATGGGTAGGTTTAGTGCGACATGGGCGTTGGGCTACTTGATCGGTCCATTCCTTGGAGGTTATATATCACAAAACTTTGGCTATTATTCACTATTTCTATTAACATCGATCATCATAGCATCGGCGATCGTCCCACTCGCTAAAGTATTACCACACTATCGATCGAACTTTAACTTGGGGCGTAAGGGCTTTGATGTTTCAATAATTAAAAATGCACTTCCCGCATACTTATTGGTTTTACCCCATGCACTTATATTCAATGTTCTACTCTCGATATTTCCGGGGTATGCGAGTAGCCTTAAGATCACCGATCTGGAGATCGGTATTCTCTTTACTTTATTCGGTCTGGCTAGGATCGTCTTCTTCTTACTTTCGGGATCTCTAATCAAATATGGCTTCAAGCCTTTAATGATGACCGCTTCACTCATCCTCTTCCTATCCTCCATTATGTTAACGCTCTTTCAAACCACTTTGACCTTCATCTTACCATTGGTCATGATGGGTATCGCGATAGGGATCTTATCACCAGCTTTGATGAGTGTCGTTATTAGAATGGTTCCACGTGAGCAGGTCGGATTGGCCATAGGGGTTTATGAATCATTCTTTGGAATCGGTTTTATCATCGGCCCAATCTTGGCTGGTATTATAGCTGAAGTATGGTTACCCAATACACCTTACATCCTAATAGGAAGCTCAGCACTCTTCATGATCCCCTGCATCATTAAGCTACGGATCGATGATCGATCTCGGTTATCAATAAATACTGGTATATTGTGA
- the thrC gene encoding threonine synthase, with product MHIVCINCRAQYSIDENIYTCRKCGDLLEIELDIQEVKRKLDEKWRFAPLSVWKYSAFIPIRDPSKIVTLGEGGTRLHFCQRLARELGIKNLYVKNEGDNPTASFKDRGITVGVTRACELNAKNVICASTGNTSASLAAYAAKAGLTCYVLVPSGKIAYGKLVQAIIHGAKVIRIRGDFDQALRMVLKVSHEVKDVYLLNSINPFRIEGQKTLSYEICEQLNRPPDWIVIPVGNAGNISAVWKGLVEFKECGMIEGLPKLAGIQAEGAAPIVKAFEKGLDRIEPIQNPETIASAIRIGAPASWKKALRAIRESKGIAVTVSDNEILKAQRDLASREGLFVEPASASTIAGLRKLLELNIVKNDDLVVCIATGHGLKDPDAVLKSMDYYSISEIEADTKSLIDLLKGGL from the coding sequence ATGCATATAGTATGCATCAACTGTAGAGCACAATATAGCATAGATGAGAATATATACACATGTAGAAAGTGCGGGGATCTCCTCGAAATCGAATTGGATATTCAGGAGGTGAAGCGTAAACTCGATGAGAAATGGCGCTTTGCTCCATTATCGGTATGGAAGTACAGTGCATTTATACCAATAAGAGACCCTTCGAAGATCGTCACACTCGGTGAAGGTGGTACAAGGCTTCACTTCTGCCAAAGGTTGGCTAGGGAGTTGGGTATTAAGAACCTATATGTGAAGAATGAAGGGGATAATCCGACGGCATCCTTTAAGGATCGTGGTATAACCGTAGGGGTAACGAGAGCCTGTGAATTGAATGCTAAAAATGTCATCTGCGCCTCCACTGGCAACACATCAGCTTCATTGGCTGCTTACGCAGCCAAAGCCGGTTTAACATGTTACGTACTTGTACCATCGGGAAAGATCGCCTATGGTAAGTTGGTCCAAGCGATCATTCATGGAGCGAAGGTAATTCGTATAAGAGGAGACTTCGATCAGGCATTGAGAATGGTCTTAAAGGTCTCACATGAAGTGAAGGATGTATACTTGCTCAATTCGATAAATCCGTTCAGGATCGAAGGGCAGAAGACCCTATCCTACGAAATCTGTGAACAACTGAATAGGCCTCCAGATTGGATCGTAATACCCGTAGGTAATGCGGGCAATATTAGTGCCGTATGGAAAGGGCTTGTGGAGTTTAAAGAGTGTGGTATGATCGAAGGCCTACCGAAGTTAGCGGGTATTCAGGCCGAAGGGGCTGCGCCCATAGTGAAGGCTTTTGAGAAAGGTCTGGATAGGATCGAGCCTATACAAAACCCTGAGACGATCGCATCGGCGATCAGGATAGGTGCTCCAGCGAGTTGGAAGAAGGCTTTAAGGGCGATTCGTGAATCGAAGGGTATTGCAGTAACGGTTTCGGATAATGAAATTTTAAAGGCTCAGAGGGATCTGGCAAGTAGAGAGGGTCTATTTGTGGAGCCTGCGAGTGCATCTACAATCGCTGGACTCCGTAAGCTTTTAGAATTGAATATCGTAAAGAATGATGATCTGGTCGTATGTATCGCTACCGGCCATGGTTTGAAGGATCCCGATGCCGTTTTAAAATCGATGGACTATTATAGCATATCTGAGATAGAAGCCGATACAAAAAGCTTAATAGATCTATTGAAAGGCGGTTTATAA